A window of the Panulirus ornatus isolate Po-2019 chromosome 65, ASM3632096v1, whole genome shotgun sequence genome harbors these coding sequences:
- the LOC139746583 gene encoding RNA-binding protein squid-like isoform X1, with protein sequence MADQEMEGQDFSEDVTGENFQGSAMENGDGAGNDESNDGGKAMSNASDSGAADAPGRDDDRKLFVGGLSWETTEKELREYFSKHGEIDSINVKTDPNTGRSRGFAFIVFSVPETIDKIINAGDHVINGKKVDPKKAKARHGKIFVGGLKPDLSDDDIKNYFGQYGNIIEVEMPFDKQKNQRKGFCFITFEHETVVTDLLKTPKQSIKGHEVDVKKATPKPDAMSMMRGGMRGAVRGGRGSNVRGRGRGWGNGWNHSGYSGYGQGGYGGYGGYGAYDYSYGGYGGYSGYGSYNDYYGYGSGGYGYGPYQAAKGTTARASVGGSRRGTNHIEGGRREYNNAWNGTVN encoded by the exons ATGGCTGACCAGGAAATGGAAGGACAGGATTTCTCCGAAGATGTAACCGGGGAAAACTTTCAAGGCAGTGCAATGGAAAATGGTGACGGCGCCGGGAATGATGAATCAAATGACGGTGGTAAAGCCATGAGCAATGCTAGTGACAGTGGGGCAGCGGACGCTCCTGGCAGGGACGATGACAG GAAATTGTTTGTTGGTGGCCTGAGTTGGGAAACCACGGAAA AGGAGCTGAGGGAATACTTCAGTAAACATGGTGAGATCGACAGCATAAATGTTAAAACAGACCCCAACACTGGAAGATCAAGAGGATTTGCATTCATTGTCTTCAGTGTTCCAGAAACTATTGATAAG ATCATAAACGCTGGTGATCACGTTATTAATGGGAAGAAAGTAGATCCTAAAAAAGCGAAGGCCCGCCATGGCAAGATTTTCGTTGGTGGCTTGAAACCAGATCTCTCTGATGATGACATTAAGAACTATTTTGGCCAGTATGGTAATATAATTGAGGTTGAAATGCCTTTCGACAAACAAAAGAACCAGCGTAAGGGCTTTTGCTTTATCACATTTGAGCATGAAACTGTCGTTACGGATTTGTTAAAAACGCCAAAACAAAGCATCAAGGGACATGAAGTTGATGTGAAGAAAGCCACTCCTAAGCCAGATGCTATGAGCATGATGCGCGGAGGTATGCGTGGTGCTGTGAGAGGTGGCCGAGGAAGCAATGTGCGTGGCAGAGGCAGAGGATGGGGAAACGGTTGGAACCATAGTGGTTACAGTGGCTATGGACAAGGGGGCTATGGAGGATATGGTGGTTACG GTGCATATGACTACAGCTATGGTGGATATGGAGGATATAGTGGTTATGGTAGCTACAATGATTACTATggctatggtagtgggggatatGGATATGG CCCTTACCAGGCGGCCAAGGGTACGACGGCAAGAGCCAGCGTGGGCGGCAGCAGACGCGGCACCAACCATATTGAGGGGGGACGACGTGAGTACAACAACGCTTGGAATGGTACGGTCAACTAA
- the LOC139746583 gene encoding RNA-binding protein squid-like isoform X2 yields the protein MADQEMEGQDFSEDVTGENFQGSAMENGDGAGNDESNDGGKAMSNASDSGAADAPGRDDDRKLFVGGLSWETTEKELREYFSKHGEIDSINVKTDPNTGRSRGFAFIVFSVPETIDKIINAGDHVINGKKVDPKKAKARHGKIFVGGLKPDLSDDDIKNYFGQYGNIIEVEMPFDKQKNQRKGFCFITFEHETVVTDLLKTPKQSIKGHEVDVKKATPKPDAMSMMRGGMRGAVRGGRGSNVRGRGRGWGNGWNHSGYSGYGQGGYGGYGGYGAYDYSYGGYGGYSGYGSYNDYYGYGSGGYGYGGQGYDGKSQRGRQQTRHQPY from the exons ATGGCTGACCAGGAAATGGAAGGACAGGATTTCTCCGAAGATGTAACCGGGGAAAACTTTCAAGGCAGTGCAATGGAAAATGGTGACGGCGCCGGGAATGATGAATCAAATGACGGTGGTAAAGCCATGAGCAATGCTAGTGACAGTGGGGCAGCGGACGCTCCTGGCAGGGACGATGACAG GAAATTGTTTGTTGGTGGCCTGAGTTGGGAAACCACGGAAA AGGAGCTGAGGGAATACTTCAGTAAACATGGTGAGATCGACAGCATAAATGTTAAAACAGACCCCAACACTGGAAGATCAAGAGGATTTGCATTCATTGTCTTCAGTGTTCCAGAAACTATTGATAAG ATCATAAACGCTGGTGATCACGTTATTAATGGGAAGAAAGTAGATCCTAAAAAAGCGAAGGCCCGCCATGGCAAGATTTTCGTTGGTGGCTTGAAACCAGATCTCTCTGATGATGACATTAAGAACTATTTTGGCCAGTATGGTAATATAATTGAGGTTGAAATGCCTTTCGACAAACAAAAGAACCAGCGTAAGGGCTTTTGCTTTATCACATTTGAGCATGAAACTGTCGTTACGGATTTGTTAAAAACGCCAAAACAAAGCATCAAGGGACATGAAGTTGATGTGAAGAAAGCCACTCCTAAGCCAGATGCTATGAGCATGATGCGCGGAGGTATGCGTGGTGCTGTGAGAGGTGGCCGAGGAAGCAATGTGCGTGGCAGAGGCAGAGGATGGGGAAACGGTTGGAACCATAGTGGTTACAGTGGCTATGGACAAGGGGGCTATGGAGGATATGGTGGTTACG GTGCATATGACTACAGCTATGGTGGATATGGAGGATATAGTGGTTATGGTAGCTACAATGATTACTATggctatggtagtgggggatatGGATATG GCGGCCAAGGGTACGACGGCAAGAGCCAGCGTGGGCGGCAGCAGACGCGGCACCAACCATATTGA